In one window of Tenacibaculum mesophilum DNA:
- a CDS encoding non-canonical purine NTP diphosphatase has protein sequence MKLVFATNNLNKLAEVQKMLPSSIELLSLKDIDCFDDIEETATTLEGNAKIKANYITEKFGYNCFADDTGLEVEALNGEPGVYSARYAGEPANAENNMQKLLTALDNKTDRNAQFRTSICLNLDKKQFLFDGVCKGTILTSKQGEKGFGYDPIFQPEGYNKSFAEMTSEEKNKISHRGLAIQQLVAFLKSIN, from the coding sequence ATGAAACTAGTTTTTGCTACTAATAATCTAAACAAACTTGCTGAAGTACAAAAAATGCTCCCTAGCTCTATTGAGTTACTTTCTTTGAAAGATATCGATTGCTTTGATGATATTGAAGAAACTGCAACTACTTTAGAAGGTAATGCTAAGATTAAAGCAAATTACATTACCGAAAAATTTGGATATAATTGTTTTGCCGACGATACAGGTTTAGAGGTAGAAGCTTTAAATGGAGAACCAGGAGTATATTCTGCTCGCTACGCAGGTGAACCTGCTAATGCTGAAAACAACATGCAAAAACTATTAACAGCGTTGGATAATAAAACTGATAGAAATGCTCAGTTTAGGACTTCTATTTGTTTAAATTTAGACAAAAAACAGTTTTTATTTGATGGAGTTTGTAAAGGAACTATTTTAACATCTAAACAAGGTGAAAAAGGTTTTGGATATGATCCTATTTTTCAACCTGAAGGATACAATAAATCATTTGCAGAAATGACTTCAGAAGAAAAGAACAAAATAAGCCATAGAGGATTAGCAATTCAACAATTAGTAGCATTTTTAAAATCAATTAACTAA
- a CDS encoding FecCD family ABC transporter permease, whose product MNLSKTYTFHFLLLSVLLIFFLLLNISLGSVSIPLKEIFNSLFGNPVAKDSWETIIINYRLPKAITAILVGSGLAISGLLMQTLFRNPLAGPFVLGISSGASLGVALLILGSSVFGGFFLVAIYSNWALAIAASAGSFLVLSAVIIAANRVRNTMSILIIGLMFGSLTSAVISVLAFFSEAEQIQQYLFWSFGSLGNLTWTELSVFGIIYLVGILGTFSVIKPLNSFLLGENYAKSLGINIKKSRNIILLITSILTGVITAFSGPIAFVGLAVPHIAKMIFSTSNHKILLPAVALIGAIILLICDSIAQLPTSEFTLPINAITSLFGAPVVIWLLIRKKKIYV is encoded by the coding sequence TTGAATTTATCAAAAACATACACCTTTCATTTTTTACTTTTATCGGTTTTACTGATCTTTTTTTTATTATTAAACATTAGCTTAGGTTCCGTATCAATACCTTTAAAAGAAATTTTCAATTCCTTATTTGGTAATCCAGTAGCAAAAGATAGTTGGGAAACCATTATTATCAACTACCGCTTACCTAAAGCAATTACTGCAATACTGGTAGGATCTGGATTAGCCATAAGTGGTTTGTTAATGCAAACATTATTCAGAAATCCACTTGCTGGTCCTTTCGTATTAGGAATATCTTCTGGCGCAAGCCTTGGTGTAGCATTACTCATTTTAGGCTCTAGTGTTTTTGGAGGATTTTTTTTAGTAGCAATCTACTCCAACTGGGCATTAGCCATTGCTGCTAGTGCAGGATCTTTCTTAGTATTATCAGCGGTTATTATCGCTGCAAATAGAGTTCGTAATACGATGTCTATTTTAATTATTGGATTAATGTTTGGCTCATTAACATCAGCAGTTATTAGCGTATTAGCTTTTTTTAGTGAAGCTGAACAAATACAACAATATTTATTTTGGAGCTTTGGAAGTTTGGGTAATCTAACTTGGACTGAACTTTCTGTTTTTGGAATTATTTATCTCGTAGGAATTCTTGGAACATTCTCTGTCATAAAACCTCTAAACAGCTTTTTACTAGGCGAAAACTATGCAAAAAGCTTAGGAATTAATATTAAAAAAAGTAGAAATATCATTTTACTAATCACAAGTATTCTTACAGGAGTAATTACAGCGTTTTCAGGTCCTATTGCTTTTGTTGGACTAGCTGTTCCTCATATAGCTAAAATGATTTTCTCTACATCAAATCATAAAATTTTATTACCCGCTGTTGCCTTAATTGGAGCTATTATTCTTTTAATTTGTGACAGTATAGCGCAGTTACCCACAAGCGAATTCACTTTACCTATTAACGCAATAACATCATTATTTGGAGCACCTGTAGTTATATGGCTATTAATTAGGAAGAAGAAAATATATGTGTAA
- a CDS encoding ABC transporter ATP-binding protein, with amino-acid sequence MDLAIEKGKFVALLGKNGIGKSTLLRTISKVQKPLNGIIKINQKELSTYTSQELSTTLSLVLTERLPLSQLTVFELVALGRQPYTNWIDKLTQEHLKKILWAIEQTEISHLKDKRFYELSDGQLQRVLIARALAQDTEIIILDEPTAHLDIHHTFKVFSLLKKLVKNTRKTIIISTHEVNLAIQLADEFILLSEKQLYTGTSQDLISKNAFEKLFPKELISFNKTLEQFVIKKN; translated from the coding sequence ATTGATTTAGCTATCGAAAAAGGAAAATTTGTTGCTTTGTTAGGTAAAAATGGAATTGGAAAATCAACCTTACTCCGTACCATTTCTAAGGTTCAAAAACCTTTGAACGGAATTATAAAAATCAATCAAAAAGAACTTTCAACCTACACCAGTCAAGAATTATCTACTACCCTAAGCTTAGTATTAACCGAACGTTTACCCCTAAGCCAGCTAACTGTTTTTGAACTCGTTGCTCTAGGACGTCAACCTTACACCAACTGGATTGACAAACTAACTCAAGAACATCTAAAAAAAATTCTCTGGGCAATTGAACAGACAGAAATCTCCCATTTAAAAGATAAACGATTTTATGAATTGAGCGATGGTCAGCTACAACGAGTACTTATTGCTAGAGCTTTGGCTCAAGATACTGAAATCATTATTTTAGATGAACCTACTGCTCATTTAGATATACATCATACATTCAAAGTGTTTTCTTTATTAAAAAAACTCGTAAAGAATACAAGAAAAACTATCATTATATCTACCCACGAAGTGAATTTAGCCATTCAACTTGCAGATGAATTCATACTTCTTTCTGAAAAACAACTATATACAGGTACTTCACAAGACTTAATTAGTAAAAATGCTTTTGAAAAACTTTTTCCAAAAGAATTAATAAGTTTTAACAAAACATTAGAACAATTCGTTATCAAGAAAAATTAA
- a CDS encoding M28 family metallopeptidase: MKKLLFMASAIALVACGSSKETASTDNDTTDFAAKYAKTITAKDLGKHLFIYASDEFEGRNTGEPGQKKAVKYLKDFYVSQGIASPLSGDDHFQEVPSEYLSNNRRGMTLKDSENVVAFIKGTEKPDEIVVISAHLDHEGVKNGEIYNGADDDGSGTVAILEIAEAFKQAADAGKGPKRSILFLHVTGEEKGLLGSKYYTENPIFPLANTVTNLNIDMIGRVDDRHKGNPNYVYLIGSDKLSTELHNISEAMNKKYTNIDLDYKYNDDNDPNRFYYRSDHYNFAKHNIPIIFYFNGTHADYHRPTDTPDKINYEMLENRTRLVFHTAWEVANRENRVVVDKAAE, from the coding sequence ATGAAAAAATTACTTTTTATGGCTAGTGCAATTGCATTGGTAGCATGTGGTTCTAGCAAAGAAACAGCTAGTACTGATAATGATACTACTGATTTTGCAGCTAAATATGCCAAAACTATTACTGCAAAAGATTTAGGAAAACATCTATTTATCTATGCTTCAGATGAATTTGAAGGAAGAAACACGGGGGAGCCTGGACAAAAAAAAGCGGTAAAGTATTTAAAAGATTTCTATGTTAGTCAAGGAATAGCTTCTCCTTTAAGTGGTGATGATCACTTTCAAGAAGTACCTTCTGAATACTTAAGTAACAACCGTAGAGGAATGACTTTAAAAGATTCTGAAAATGTTGTTGCTTTTATCAAAGGAACGGAAAAACCAGATGAAATAGTAGTTATTTCAGCTCACTTAGATCACGAGGGAGTTAAAAATGGAGAAATATACAATGGTGCCGATGATGATGGATCAGGAACTGTAGCTATTTTAGAAATTGCTGAAGCTTTTAAACAAGCTGCCGATGCTGGTAAAGGCCCTAAACGTTCTATTTTATTTTTACACGTTACAGGTGAAGAAAAAGGTTTATTAGGATCTAAATATTATACTGAAAATCCAATTTTCCCATTGGCTAATACTGTTACCAACTTGAACATTGATATGATTGGTAGAGTTGATGACCGCCATAAAGGAAATCCAAATTATGTATACTTAATCGGTTCTGATAAGTTAAGTACTGAATTACATAACATTTCTGAAGCGATGAATAAAAAATATACTAACATCGATTTAGATTATAAATATAACGATGATAACGACCCTAATCGTTTTTATTATCGTTCTGACCACTATAATTTTGCTAAGCACAACATTCCTATTATTTTTTATTTTAATGGAACACATGCCGACTATCACAGACCAACTGACACTCCTGACAAAATCAATTATGAAATGTTAGAGAACAGAACTCGTTTGGTTTTCCATACAGCTTGGGAAGTTGCGAATCGTGAGAATCGTGTTGTGGTTGATAAAGCCGCAGAATAA
- a CDS encoding histidine decarboxylase, with protein sequence MVNEGKLSLENQQKLDKLQEELASARDTFLGYPVSKDFDYSELNKFFQYPINNLGDPFEQGTYRVRTHEMEREVIAFFAKLFRANPKDFWGYVTNGGSESNLYGLYIARELFPKAMVYYSESTHYSVRKNIHLLNIPSIVIKSQENGEMDYEDFENTVRMNRHKPVIVLATFGTTMKEAKDDIGRIKGILSNLAIQDHYIHCDAALAGSFGPFMQPRLPFDFMDGADSISISGHKFIGSPIPTGVLMAKRSNRDRIAKGISYIGSFDTTITGSRNGHSPLFLWYALKQLGVEGLQQRYLHSLAVAEYCEAELQKIGVNAWRNPNAITVVLPKTPQSIKDKWQLATEGNISHVICMPNVTKTQIDEFVNDLKNCTEQIIEEEFSYDFSLS encoded by the coding sequence ATGGTTAACGAAGGGAAATTATCATTAGAAAATCAACAAAAACTAGATAAATTACAAGAAGAATTAGCTTCTGCTCGCGATACTTTTTTAGGATATCCTGTATCAAAAGATTTCGATTATTCAGAATTAAATAAATTTTTTCAATATCCAATTAACAACCTTGGTGATCCTTTCGAACAAGGCACTTATCGTGTGCGAACCCATGAAATGGAACGTGAGGTTATTGCATTTTTCGCAAAACTATTTAGAGCAAATCCGAAAGACTTTTGGGGATATGTTACCAACGGTGGTTCAGAGAGTAACCTGTATGGTTTATACATTGCTCGTGAATTATTTCCTAAAGCTATGGTATACTATTCTGAATCTACTCATTATAGTGTACGTAAGAATATCCATTTATTAAATATCCCAAGTATTGTAATTAAATCGCAAGAAAATGGCGAGATGGATTATGAAGATTTTGAAAACACTGTTCGTATGAACCGTCACAAACCAGTAATTGTATTGGCAACTTTTGGTACAACGATGAAAGAAGCAAAAGACGATATAGGTAGAATTAAAGGAATTTTAAGCAACCTTGCTATCCAAGACCATTATATTCATTGTGATGCTGCCTTAGCTGGCTCTTTTGGACCGTTCATGCAACCTCGTCTCCCTTTCGATTTTATGGATGGTGCTGACAGTATATCTATTAGTGGACATAAATTTATTGGTTCACCAATACCTACTGGTGTCTTAATGGCTAAACGATCTAACAGAGACAGAATTGCTAAAGGAATTTCTTACATCGGTTCTTTTGATACTACTATTACAGGCTCTCGTAACGGACATTCTCCTTTATTCTTGTGGTATGCCTTAAAACAATTAGGTGTTGAGGGTCTACAACAACGTTACCTACATAGCTTAGCTGTAGCTGAATATTGCGAAGCTGAATTACAAAAAATTGGAGTAAATGCTTGGAGAAACCCAAATGCAATTACTGTTGTATTACCAAAAACTCCACAAAGTATTAAAGATAAATGGCAGTTAGCTACTGAAGGGAACATTTCTCATGTTATTTGTATGCCTAACGTAACAAAAACTCAAATTGATGAATTTGTAAATGACTTAAAAAATTGTACAGAACAAATTATTGAGGAGGAATTTTCCTATGATTTTTCATTAAGCTAA
- a CDS encoding outer membrane beta-barrel protein, whose protein sequence is MKKLLLSTMLFALSFAYGQGKKENEKLTIEKGTWYVGGNVSLGHTNSEFEDSPNTSKYFNFNFSPKIGYTFNDNLILGLGLGYGYTESESGNTTNNQVNTTNHFRVFPYIKKYFPVGKKLTISLQGEFRYSYSEYEKNDVLNSNGGHTNEYFIGVRPGITYFLNKNLALEANIGTLGYNNATQKSGSPSKRTWSSFNFNINSTDLMFGLSYYW, encoded by the coding sequence ATGAAGAAATTATTATTAAGTACAATGCTATTTGCATTGTCATTTGCTTATGGGCAAGGAAAAAAAGAAAATGAAAAATTAACTATTGAAAAAGGCACGTGGTATGTTGGCGGGAATGTTTCTTTAGGACACACCAATTCCGAATTTGAAGATTCACCTAATACTTCTAAGTATTTTAATTTTAACTTCTCCCCTAAGATAGGTTATACTTTCAACGACAACTTAATTCTAGGGTTGGGCTTAGGGTATGGATACACGGAAAGCGAGTCAGGAAACACAACAAATAATCAAGTAAACACAACTAATCATTTTAGAGTTTTCCCTTACATCAAAAAATATTTTCCTGTTGGAAAGAAATTGACTATTTCGTTACAAGGAGAATTTAGGTATAGCTATTCAGAATATGAAAAAAATGACGTTTTAAATTCTAATGGAGGGCATACAAACGAGTATTTTATTGGTGTTCGACCAGGAATAACTTATTTCTTAAACAAAAATTTAGCTTTAGAGGCTAACATAGGAACTTTAGGATACAATAATGCTACACAAAAGTCCGGGAGTCCATCAAAAAGAACTTGGAGTTCTTTCAACTTTAATATAAACTCAACTGATTTAATGTTCGGTTTATCATATTATTGGTAG
- a CDS encoding methyltransferase: MDTRVKIQSKTYQLQRYPKTSDKSLRAWSNAELLVLDYITDKYIEGLHLFNDRFGVWNCALQHKKVTAVWTYASQQKAIRQNLKLNNISTEVDFKTPLDNLESVDLALIKIPKSLELFELFLQQIHKASHENTEVVCGFMTKYFSVSFIKVAEQYFEGVTQSKAWKKARLLILKVPKKEVKQKDLINTIQWKSKVLQQYYGVFSSGSIDIGTQFFLENLEVKTEELKVLDVASGNGIIAYEVTEQNPQAEVTLLDDFNLAIESSKINLEEKKAEFLCDDTLEGVKQNSFDLVVSNPPFHFEYENNIEVALNLFKGVENCLKNNGRFLLVANSHLNYSTHLTKLFTSVSVLQQNKKFQIIECIKKR, encoded by the coding sequence TTGGATACTAGAGTAAAAATACAGTCAAAAACATATCAATTACAGCGTTACCCCAAGACTTCCGACAAAAGTTTACGAGCTTGGAGTAACGCTGAACTCTTAGTGTTAGATTATATAACCGATAAGTATATAGAGGGTTTACACCTTTTTAATGACCGTTTTGGAGTGTGGAATTGCGCTTTACAGCATAAAAAAGTTACGGCTGTTTGGACGTATGCTAGTCAGCAAAAAGCAATTCGTCAAAATTTAAAACTGAATAACATTTCTACGGAAGTCGATTTTAAAACTCCTTTAGACAACTTAGAGAGTGTTGATTTAGCATTGATTAAAATTCCAAAGTCATTAGAGTTGTTTGAGTTGTTTTTACAACAAATACATAAAGCTTCACATGAAAATACTGAAGTAGTTTGTGGGTTTATGACTAAATATTTTTCAGTTTCTTTTATAAAAGTTGCTGAACAATATTTTGAAGGGGTTACTCAATCAAAAGCATGGAAAAAAGCACGTTTGTTGATTTTAAAAGTACCTAAAAAAGAAGTCAAACAGAAGGATCTAATTAATACCATCCAGTGGAAAAGCAAAGTCTTACAGCAATATTACGGTGTGTTTTCTTCTGGAAGCATAGATATAGGAACGCAATTTTTCTTAGAAAATTTAGAAGTTAAAACAGAGGAGTTAAAAGTATTAGATGTAGCTTCTGGAAATGGAATTATAGCTTATGAAGTTACTGAGCAAAACCCACAAGCAGAAGTAACTTTGCTAGATGATTTTAACTTAGCTATAGAATCATCTAAAATTAACTTAGAAGAAAAAAAAGCAGAATTTTTATGTGATGATACTTTAGAGGGGGTAAAACAAAATTCTTTTGATTTAGTAGTATCGAACCCTCCTTTTCATTTTGAATATGAGAATAATATTGAAGTGGCACTAAACCTTTTTAAAGGAGTAGAAAATTGTTTGAAAAATAACGGAAGATTTTTGTTAGTTGCTAATTCACATTTGAATTATAGTACGCACTTAACAAAGCTTTTTACTTCGGTAAGTGTATTACAACAAAATAAAAAGTTTCAAATAATAGAATGTATAAAAAAACGCTAA
- a CDS encoding FMN-binding glutamate synthase family protein: MRDTILSVVIVINILCGVLVYFMPDMGNYILLTVATAVTLLAIYDAFIQKKHSLMRAFPVIARLRWVFEEEREKIQQYFIEDDLNGKPINREKRSIVYQRSKREIETVPFGTQHNVYAKGYEFVKHSLFPKDHHHIKGERVLIGSDKCTQKYDSSIINISAMSFGSLSKNAIMALNQGAKMGGFAHNTGEGGVSPYHLQGGDLIFQVGTGYFGAGKSVNGKRVFDAEVFKKNAVREEVKMVEIKLSQGAKPGHGGILPAKKNTKEIAEIRSVEPFTRVDSPPAHDAFSNFDEMVAFIQQVRELSGGKPIGIKFCVGDNDEIEAMIKAFADANNYPDYIAVDGGEGGTGSAPLEFSNYIGTPLLEGLSFVNKMLKKYGLKDQIKIIASGKAIDAFDVIKYLALGADAIGMARSFMLSLGCIQARECNLDTCPVGVATQEKDLVKALVVKYKNMRVKNYHNKTISAIKEMVAAMGKDSIKDVEAKHIFRRKRTGEITSLDKVYYTKEKVLVS; encoded by the coding sequence ATGAGAGATACTATCTTATCTGTTGTTATTGTAATAAATATTTTATGTGGTGTGTTAGTTTATTTCATGCCAGATATGGGAAATTACATTTTACTAACAGTAGCTACAGCAGTTACTCTGTTAGCAATATATGATGCTTTTATTCAAAAAAAGCATTCATTAATGAGAGCTTTTCCAGTAATTGCTCGTTTACGTTGGGTATTTGAAGAAGAAAGAGAAAAAATTCAACAGTATTTTATTGAAGACGATTTAAACGGAAAGCCTATTAATCGTGAAAAAAGAAGTATTGTTTACCAGCGTTCAAAAAGAGAAATTGAAACAGTACCTTTTGGTACCCAACATAATGTATATGCAAAGGGGTATGAGTTTGTAAAACATTCACTATTTCCTAAAGACCATCATCATATTAAAGGAGAAAGAGTACTTATTGGTTCAGATAAGTGTACACAAAAATATGACTCTTCTATAATCAATATTTCTGCAATGTCTTTTGGTTCGTTGAGTAAAAATGCAATTATGGCATTAAACCAAGGTGCTAAAATGGGTGGTTTTGCACATAATACAGGTGAAGGAGGAGTTTCTCCTTATCATTTACAAGGAGGAGATTTAATTTTTCAGGTAGGTACAGGGTATTTTGGAGCAGGGAAAAGTGTAAATGGTAAACGTGTTTTTGATGCTGAGGTTTTTAAGAAAAATGCTGTTAGAGAAGAGGTAAAGATGGTTGAAATAAAGCTTTCACAAGGAGCTAAACCAGGTCATGGTGGAATTCTTCCAGCAAAAAAGAACACGAAAGAAATTGCTGAAATTCGTTCTGTAGAGCCTTTTACACGAGTAGATTCACCACCGGCACATGATGCTTTTTCTAATTTTGACGAAATGGTTGCATTTATTCAGCAAGTAAGAGAGTTATCAGGAGGTAAACCAATAGGAATTAAGTTTTGTGTTGGAGACAACGATGAAATCGAAGCGATGATTAAAGCTTTTGCTGATGCTAATAATTACCCTGATTATATAGCTGTTGATGGAGGAGAAGGAGGGACAGGTTCAGCACCTTTAGAGTTTTCAAACTACATTGGTACACCGTTATTAGAAGGACTATCTTTTGTAAATAAGATGTTGAAAAAATACGGACTAAAAGACCAAATAAAAATTATTGCAAGTGGTAAAGCTATTGATGCTTTTGATGTGATTAAATATCTAGCATTAGGAGCCGATGCAATTGGTATGGCTCGTAGCTTTATGTTAAGTTTAGGCTGTATTCAGGCACGTGAATGTAATTTAGATACTTGTCCTGTGGGTGTAGCAACACAAGAGAAGGACTTAGTAAAGGCTTTGGTAGTTAAGTATAAGAATATGCGTGTAAAGAATTACCATAATAAGACAATTAGTGCCATTAAAGAAATGGTTGCAGCTATGGGAAAAGATTCAATTAAAGATGTAGAGGCAAAACACATTTTTAGAAGAAAAAGAACAGGAGAAATAACTTCGTTAGATAAAGTTTACTACACTAAAGAAAAGGTTTTAGTTAGTTAA
- a CDS encoding type B 50S ribosomal protein L31, with the protein MKKGIHPENYRMVAFKDMSNGDVFLTRSTANTKETLEVEGVEYPLIKLEISRTSHPFYTGKSKLVDTAGRIDKFKNKYAKFKK; encoded by the coding sequence ATGAAAAAAGGTATACATCCAGAAAATTATAGAATGGTAGCGTTTAAAGACATGTCTAACGGAGATGTTTTTTTAACACGTTCAACTGCTAACACAAAAGAAACTTTAGAAGTAGAAGGAGTTGAGTATCCATTAATTAAATTAGAAATTTCAAGAACTTCACATCCTTTCTACACTGGTAAGTCTAAGTTAGTAGATACTGCAGGGCGTATTGATAAGTTCAAAAATAAGTACGCGAAATTCAAAAAATAA
- a CDS encoding glutaminyl-peptide cyclotransferase, giving the protein MRFYKLLSLGLTTLLITSCSETNYKFKLNTTKKTTLGEKAAIKFEQLKGEQIDSVHLYVNNKRVNTNETSVTINTANFGVGKHAVTALAFYPNKSKKLNNSIEILAKEAPAVYSYKIVNIYPHDKGAYTQGLEYKNGYLYESTGRNGESTLRKVELETGKVLQKIDLDEKYFGEGMTIFNNKIYWLTWHARKGFIYDFETFKQLGSFNYTNSNQGWGLTHNGSELIKTDGSNKIWFLDANNQQEKRSVQVYTNKYPVDNLNEIELINGKIYANKWQQNSIVIINPETGVVEGVANLNGLRDIVAKDQTLETQDDVLNGIAYDSENNRLFVTGKHWGKLFEIELIKQ; this is encoded by the coding sequence ATGCGTTTTTATAAACTTTTATCATTAGGATTAACTACTTTACTCATAACTTCTTGTAGTGAAACTAATTACAAATTTAAATTAAACACTACTAAAAAAACCACTCTAGGCGAAAAAGCCGCTATTAAGTTTGAACAATTGAAGGGGGAGCAGATAGATTCTGTACACCTTTATGTAAACAACAAACGTGTAAATACTAACGAAACAAGTGTTACTATTAATACTGCCAATTTTGGTGTAGGAAAACATGCTGTTACCGCATTGGCTTTTTATCCTAATAAGTCAAAAAAATTAAACAACTCTATTGAGATTTTAGCAAAAGAGGCTCCTGCTGTATACTCTTATAAAATTGTAAACATTTACCCACATGATAAAGGAGCCTATACTCAAGGACTAGAATATAAAAACGGTTATTTATATGAAAGTACGGGTCGAAACGGTGAGTCTACTTTACGAAAAGTTGAATTAGAAACTGGAAAAGTTTTACAAAAGATAGATTTGGATGAAAAATACTTTGGTGAAGGAATGACCATTTTTAATAATAAAATTTATTGGTTAACATGGCACGCTCGAAAAGGATTTATATACGATTTTGAAACATTTAAACAACTTGGCAGCTTTAATTACACCAATAGTAATCAAGGATGGGGATTAACACATAACGGTTCTGAGCTTATTAAAACGGATGGAAGTAACAAAATTTGGTTTTTAGACGCCAATAATCAGCAAGAAAAAAGAAGTGTTCAAGTATACACAAACAAATATCCCGTTGATAATTTAAATGAAATTGAGCTAATAAATGGTAAAATTTATGCTAATAAATGGCAACAAAACTCAATAGTTATTATCAATCCAGAAACAGGTGTCGTTGAAGGTGTAGCTAACTTAAATGGATTGAGAGATATTGTTGCTAAAGATCAAACTTTGGAGACTCAAGATGATGTACTAAACGGAATTGCATATGATTCTGAAAACAATCGTTTATTTGTTACAGGAAAACATTGGGGAAAATTATTTGAAATAGAATTAATCAAACAATAA
- a CDS encoding metal-dependent hydrolase family protein, which yields MKKRLFLTLLLTMSITTFAQNTYIFCGKLIDTEKGKIKEQQTIIVKGNKIIDVLKGYVNPENTDDITIDLKDKVVMPGLIDMHVHVESEHSPKTRLEKYILNDADRAYNSVKFAETTLLNGFTTVRDLGGTGVNISLAKAIKSGKIVGPRVFTAGKSLATTGGHADPTNGSSRKLIGNPGPKEGVVNSVEDARKAVRQRYKNGADCIKITATGGVLSVAKSGDNPQFTIEEIKAICETAKDYGMHVAAHAHGDEGMQRAIIGGVKTIEHGTYMSDETMELMKKYDAYLVPTITAGKEVEEKAKVKGFYPEIVVPKALAVGPQIQGTFGRAYKKGVKIAFGTDAGVFKHGKNGKEFGYMVEAGMPAIETIQSATVTNAALLGMKNELGQIKKGFVADIIAVGEDPIQNIHTMEKVVFVMKSGRVYKEIMN from the coding sequence ATGAAAAAAAGACTTTTTTTAACGCTTCTCCTAACAATGTCAATCACAACATTTGCTCAAAATACCTATATATTTTGTGGGAAATTAATTGATACAGAAAAAGGTAAAATAAAAGAACAACAAACTATAATTGTAAAAGGTAACAAGATTATTGATGTGTTAAAAGGATATGTGAACCCTGAAAATACTGATGATATAACGATAGATTTGAAAGATAAGGTGGTAATGCCTGGATTGATTGATATGCATGTGCATGTTGAAAGTGAACATAGTCCGAAAACAAGACTGGAAAAATATATTTTGAATGATGCTGATAGAGCTTATAACTCAGTTAAGTTTGCCGAAACCACTTTGTTAAACGGCTTTACCACGGTAAGAGATTTGGGAGGAACAGGGGTTAATATTTCTTTAGCTAAAGCAATTAAATCGGGAAAAATTGTAGGTCCGAGAGTGTTTACTGCGGGGAAATCTTTAGCAACGACAGGAGGGCATGCAGACCCAACAAATGGAAGCAGTAGAAAGCTAATAGGAAACCCTGGGCCAAAAGAAGGAGTGGTAAATTCGGTAGAAGATGCTCGAAAAGCGGTTAGACAGCGTTACAAAAATGGAGCAGATTGTATAAAAATTACAGCTACAGGAGGCGTATTAAGTGTGGCCAAAAGCGGAGACAATCCGCAGTTTACTATTGAGGAAATAAAAGCAATTTGTGAAACAGCTAAAGATTACGGAATGCATGTAGCGGCTCATGCTCATGGAGATGAAGGAATGCAACGCGCCATAATTGGAGGGGTAAAAACGATTGAACATGGAACTTATATGAGTGATGAAACAATGGAGTTGATGAAAAAATACGATGCATATTTGGTACCAACTATTACAGCTGGAAAAGAAGTAGAAGAGAAGGCTAAAGTAAAAGGCTTTTATCCAGAAATTGTAGTGCCTAAAGCATTAGCTGTTGGTCCACAAATACAAGGAACTTTTGGAAGAGCTTATAAAAAGGGTGTAAAAATAGCTTTTGGTACTGATGCAGGAGTTTTTAAACATGGTAAGAATGGAAAAGAGTTTGGGTACATGGTTGAAGCAGGAATGCCTGCTATAGAAACGATACAGTCTGCAACAGTGACTAATGCAGCATTATTAGGCATGAAAAATGAGTTAGGACAGATTAAAAAAGGGTTTGTAGCAGATATCATTGCAGTAGGAGAAGATCCTATTCAAAATATTCATACGATGGAAAAAGTAGTTTTTGTGATGAAAAGTGGGAGGGTTTATAAAGAAATTATGAATTGA